The Epinephelus lanceolatus isolate andai-2023 chromosome 8, ASM4190304v1, whole genome shotgun sequence genome includes a window with the following:
- the csde1 gene encoding cold shock domain-containing protein E1 isoform X9 — translation MGSPWKGFVEFTLPASPPTAFVSADLSSTSPVGLSLSPYGRSMSFDPGMLHNNGHTAYANGTGPGIRETGVVEKLLTSYGFIQCSERQARLFFHCSQYNGNLQELKIGDDVEFEVSSDRRTGKPIAVKLLKIKPEVLPEERISGQVGPDLHAFPFTVLHGYIHPVVSAIPVHLDGKSAPGQVPTGSVCYERNGEVFYLTYTPDDVEGNIHLDTGDKVSFYMETNKHTGAVSARNIQLVKKKQMRCQGVVCATKEAFGFIERADVVKEIFFHYSEFKGDLEALQAGDDVEFTIKDRNGKEVATDVRLLPQGTVIFEDISIEQFEGTVVKVIPKVPTKNQNDPLPGRISARIGFTDKELPFGEKDTKSKVTLLEGDHIQFNISTDRRDKLERATNIDILPDTFNFTKETREMGVIAAIRDGFGFIKCVDRDARMFFHFSEVLEESQLHISDEVEFTVVPVGPVYKLFTKDMLSAQRNHAVRIKKLPKGTVSFHTQSEQRFMGVVEKEVVATTNKNTSPTKGKEKKKDKAKVVEKESEEGVIAYEDCGVKLTVAYHTKDLEGGGYPQVGDKVEFSINEVKRTGQQSAVSIRVLNRNASNAKRLLGFVATLKDNFGFIETANHDQEIFFHYSEMCGDLESLELGDTVEYTLSKGKGNKVSAEKVTKVAAVNGISEDVGATVMMGKVIRPLRSVDPSQTEYQGLIEVTEEGATKGQNYPFGIMGMSNKADCLQKGELVKFQVCTVAQTGQKMACYVVPQRRAMVECVKDQFGFITYEVGESKKLFFHVKEVQDGLELQTGDEVEFSVVLNQRTGKCSACNVRRVSEGPKPVVTPRPDRLVNRLKSITLDDASAPRLVIVRQPRGPDNSKGFNVERKTRQPGVID, via the exons ATGGGCAGCCCCTGGAAAGGCTTTGTTGAGTTTACCTTGCCTGCGTCGCCACCCACCGCGTTTGTTAGCGCTGACCTGAGCAGCACCTCCCCTGTCGGACTCAGCCTGTCGCCATATGGCCGATCC ATGAGTTTTGACCCTGGCATGCTCCATAACAATGGACACACTGCGTACGCCAACGGCACAGGGCCCGGCATTAGAGAGACTGGTGTGGTGGAAAAGCTCCTGACTTCCTACGGGTTCATCCAGTGCTCCGAACGCCAGGCCCGTCTCTTCTTCCACTGCTCTCAGTACAATGGCAACCTGCAGGAGCTTAAAATAGGAG ATGATGTAGAGTTTGAGGTTTCCTCTGACAGGCGCACTGGCAAGCCCATAGCAGTGAAGCTGCTAAAGATAAAGCCAGAGGTGCTGCCAGAGGAGCGCATCTCGGGCCAGGTGGGGCCAGACCTGCACGCCTTTCCCTTTACTGTGCTGCATGGTTATATTCATCCA GTTGTCTCAGCAATCCCTGTGCACCTGGATGGAAAATCTGCTCCCGGCCAGGTGCCCACTGGCAGTGTTTGTTATGAAAGAAATGGG GAAGTGTTCTACCTTACCTACACCCCTGATGATGTGGAGGGAAATATCCACCTGGACACcggtgacaaagtcagcttttATATGGAAACCAACAAGCA TACTGGTGCAGTCAGTGCTCGGAACATTCAGCTGGTGAAGAAGAAACAAATGAGGTGCCAGGGTGTGGTGTGTGCTACAAAG GAGGCTTTTGGCTTCATTGAGAGGGCTGATGTGGTGAAGGAGATCTTCTTTCACTACAGCGAGTTCAAGGGTGATCTGGAGGCTCTGCAGGCTGGAGATGACGTCGAGTTCAccatcaaagacagaaat GGTAAAGAGGTAGCCACAGATGTAAGGCTGCTCCCCCAAGGAACAGTCATCTTTGAGGATATCAGCATTGAGCAGTTTGAAGGCACTGTCGTCAAGGTCATTCCCAAGGTTCCCACCAAGAATCAG AATGACCCTCTACCGGGCCGTATCAGTGCCAGGATTGGTTTCACTGACAAGGAGCTGCCATTTGGCGAGAAGGACACAAAGTCCAAGGTGACCCTGTTGGAGGGAGACCACATCCAGTTCAACATCTCCACCGACCGCAGAGACAAGCTGGAGAGGGCGACCAACATTGACATCCTCCCAGACACCTTTAATTTCACCAAGGAGACCCGTGAAATG GGGGTGATTGCAGCTATACGTGATGGGTTTGGCTTTATTAAGTGTGTGGATCGGGATGCCAGGATGTTCTTTCACTTTAGTGAGGTCCTGGAAGAAAGCCAACTGCACATCTCAGATGAAGTGGAGTTCACTGTTGTGCCTGTAGGTCCTGTTTATAAGCTTTTCACAAAA GATATGCTGTCAGCTCAGAGGAACCACGCAGTGCGCATTAAGAAGCTGCCCAAGGGCACAGTGTCCTTCCACACCCAGTCTGAGCAGCGCTTTATGGGTGTGGTGGAGAAGGAAGTTGTGGCAACCACCAACAAGAATACCAGTCCCACCAAGGGCAAGGAAAAG AAAAAAGACAAG GCTAAAGTTGTAGAAAAG GAATCAGAGGAAGGAGTGATTGCATATGAAGACTGTGGAGTGAAGCTCACTGTGGCATACCATACCAAGGACCTAGAGGGAGGAGGATACCCACAGGTTGGAGACAAG GTGGAGTTCTCCATCAACGAAGTGAAGCGAACTGGCCAGCAGAGTGCAGTCTCCATTAGGGTCCTCAACCGTAATGCCTCCAATGCAAAGAGGCTGCTTGGATTTGTTGCTACACTGAAGGACAACTTTGGCTTCATTGAGACAGCAAATCATGACCAGGAGATTTTCTTTCACTACAG TGAAATGTGTGGAGACTTGGAGAGCTTGGAGCTGGGCGACACAGTGGAGTACACGCTCTCTAagggaaaaggaaacaaagtcAGTGCTGAAAAGGTTACCAAAGTGGCTGCAG TGAATGGCATCAGTGAGGATGTTGGTGCAACAGTGATGATGGGGAAAGTCATCCGTCCCTTACGCAGTGTGGACCCCTCCCAGACAGAATACCAAGGGCTTATTGAAGTCACAGAGGAAG GTGCAACTAAAGGGCAGAATTATCCCTTTGGAATCATGGGTATGTCAAACAAGGCCGATTGTCTGCAGAAAGGAGAGCTTGTGAAGTTCCAGGTTTGCACAGTAGCCCAAACTGGACAGAAGATGGCCTGTTATGTGGTACCTCAGCGTAGAGCCATGGTGGAGTGTGTCAAAGACCAG TTTGGCTTCATCACATATGAAGTTGGTGAGAGCAAGAAGCTGTTCTTCCATGTAAAAGAAGTGCAAGATGGCCTTGAGCTCCAGACCGGGGATGAGGTGGAGTTCTCAGTTGTCCTCAATCAACGCACAGGAAAATGTAGTGCCTGCAACGTACGCAGAGTCAG CGAGGGGCCTAAACCAGTGGTGACTCCGCGTCCAGATCGTCTGGTTAACCGATTGAAGAGCATCACTCTTGACGACGCCAGTGCTCCCCGCCTGGTGATTGTAAGACAGCCCCGCGGTCCTGACAATTCAAAG GGCTTCAATGTGGAGCGCAAGACTCGCCAGCCCGGCGTCATTGACTGA
- the csde1 gene encoding cold shock domain-containing protein E1 isoform X13, with translation MGSPWKGFVEFTLPASPPTAFVSADLSSTSPVGLSLSPYGRSMSFDPGMLHNNGHTAYANGTGPGIRETGVVEKLLTSYGFIQCSERQARLFFHCSQYNGNLQELKIGDDVEFEVSSDRRTGKPIAVKLLKIKPEVLPEERISGQVVSAIPVHLDGKSAPGQVPTGSVCYERNGEVFYLTYTPDDVEGNIHLDTGDKVSFYMETNKHTGAVSARNIQLVKKKQMRCQGVVCATKEAFGFIERADVVKEIFFHYSEFKGDLEALQAGDDVEFTIKDRNGKEVATDVRLLPQGTVIFEDISIEQFEGTVVKVIPKVPTKNQNDPLPGRISARIGFTDKELPFGEKDTKSKVTLLEGDHIQFNISTDRRDKLERATNIDILPDTFNFTKETREMGVIAAIRDGFGFIKCVDRDARMFFHFSEVLEESQLHISDEVEFTVVPDMLSAQRNHAVRIKKLPKGTVSFHTQSEQRFMGVVEKEVVATTNKNTSPTKGKEKKKDKAKVVEKESEEGVIAYEDCGVKLTVAYHTKDLEGGGYPQVGDKVEFSINEVKRTGQQSAVSIRVLNRNASNAKRLLGFVATLKDNFGFIETANHDQEIFFHYSEMCGDLESLELGDTVEYTLSKGKGNKVSAEKVTKVAAVNGISEDVGATVMMGKVIRPLRSVDPSQTEYQGLIEVTEEGATKGQNYPFGIMGMSNKADCLQKGELVKFQVCTVAQTGQKMACYVVPQRRAMVECVKDQFGFITYEVGESKKLFFHVKEVQDGLELQTGDEVEFSVVLNQRTGKCSACNVRRVSEGPKPVVTPRPDRLVNRLKSITLDDASAPRLVIVRQPRGPDNSKGFNVERKTRQPGVID, from the exons ATGGGCAGCCCCTGGAAAGGCTTTGTTGAGTTTACCTTGCCTGCGTCGCCACCCACCGCGTTTGTTAGCGCTGACCTGAGCAGCACCTCCCCTGTCGGACTCAGCCTGTCGCCATATGGCCGATCC ATGAGTTTTGACCCTGGCATGCTCCATAACAATGGACACACTGCGTACGCCAACGGCACAGGGCCCGGCATTAGAGAGACTGGTGTGGTGGAAAAGCTCCTGACTTCCTACGGGTTCATCCAGTGCTCCGAACGCCAGGCCCGTCTCTTCTTCCACTGCTCTCAGTACAATGGCAACCTGCAGGAGCTTAAAATAGGAG ATGATGTAGAGTTTGAGGTTTCCTCTGACAGGCGCACTGGCAAGCCCATAGCAGTGAAGCTGCTAAAGATAAAGCCAGAGGTGCTGCCAGAGGAGCGCATCTCGGGCCAG GTTGTCTCAGCAATCCCTGTGCACCTGGATGGAAAATCTGCTCCCGGCCAGGTGCCCACTGGCAGTGTTTGTTATGAAAGAAATGGG GAAGTGTTCTACCTTACCTACACCCCTGATGATGTGGAGGGAAATATCCACCTGGACACcggtgacaaagtcagcttttATATGGAAACCAACAAGCA TACTGGTGCAGTCAGTGCTCGGAACATTCAGCTGGTGAAGAAGAAACAAATGAGGTGCCAGGGTGTGGTGTGTGCTACAAAG GAGGCTTTTGGCTTCATTGAGAGGGCTGATGTGGTGAAGGAGATCTTCTTTCACTACAGCGAGTTCAAGGGTGATCTGGAGGCTCTGCAGGCTGGAGATGACGTCGAGTTCAccatcaaagacagaaat GGTAAAGAGGTAGCCACAGATGTAAGGCTGCTCCCCCAAGGAACAGTCATCTTTGAGGATATCAGCATTGAGCAGTTTGAAGGCACTGTCGTCAAGGTCATTCCCAAGGTTCCCACCAAGAATCAG AATGACCCTCTACCGGGCCGTATCAGTGCCAGGATTGGTTTCACTGACAAGGAGCTGCCATTTGGCGAGAAGGACACAAAGTCCAAGGTGACCCTGTTGGAGGGAGACCACATCCAGTTCAACATCTCCACCGACCGCAGAGACAAGCTGGAGAGGGCGACCAACATTGACATCCTCCCAGACACCTTTAATTTCACCAAGGAGACCCGTGAAATG GGGGTGATTGCAGCTATACGTGATGGGTTTGGCTTTATTAAGTGTGTGGATCGGGATGCCAGGATGTTCTTTCACTTTAGTGAGGTCCTGGAAGAAAGCCAACTGCACATCTCAGATGAAGTGGAGTTCACTGTTGTGCCT GATATGCTGTCAGCTCAGAGGAACCACGCAGTGCGCATTAAGAAGCTGCCCAAGGGCACAGTGTCCTTCCACACCCAGTCTGAGCAGCGCTTTATGGGTGTGGTGGAGAAGGAAGTTGTGGCAACCACCAACAAGAATACCAGTCCCACCAAGGGCAAGGAAAAG AAAAAAGACAAG GCTAAAGTTGTAGAAAAG GAATCAGAGGAAGGAGTGATTGCATATGAAGACTGTGGAGTGAAGCTCACTGTGGCATACCATACCAAGGACCTAGAGGGAGGAGGATACCCACAGGTTGGAGACAAG GTGGAGTTCTCCATCAACGAAGTGAAGCGAACTGGCCAGCAGAGTGCAGTCTCCATTAGGGTCCTCAACCGTAATGCCTCCAATGCAAAGAGGCTGCTTGGATTTGTTGCTACACTGAAGGACAACTTTGGCTTCATTGAGACAGCAAATCATGACCAGGAGATTTTCTTTCACTACAG TGAAATGTGTGGAGACTTGGAGAGCTTGGAGCTGGGCGACACAGTGGAGTACACGCTCTCTAagggaaaaggaaacaaagtcAGTGCTGAAAAGGTTACCAAAGTGGCTGCAG TGAATGGCATCAGTGAGGATGTTGGTGCAACAGTGATGATGGGGAAAGTCATCCGTCCCTTACGCAGTGTGGACCCCTCCCAGACAGAATACCAAGGGCTTATTGAAGTCACAGAGGAAG GTGCAACTAAAGGGCAGAATTATCCCTTTGGAATCATGGGTATGTCAAACAAGGCCGATTGTCTGCAGAAAGGAGAGCTTGTGAAGTTCCAGGTTTGCACAGTAGCCCAAACTGGACAGAAGATGGCCTGTTATGTGGTACCTCAGCGTAGAGCCATGGTGGAGTGTGTCAAAGACCAG TTTGGCTTCATCACATATGAAGTTGGTGAGAGCAAGAAGCTGTTCTTCCATGTAAAAGAAGTGCAAGATGGCCTTGAGCTCCAGACCGGGGATGAGGTGGAGTTCTCAGTTGTCCTCAATCAACGCACAGGAAAATGTAGTGCCTGCAACGTACGCAGAGTCAG CGAGGGGCCTAAACCAGTGGTGACTCCGCGTCCAGATCGTCTGGTTAACCGATTGAAGAGCATCACTCTTGACGACGCCAGTGCTCCCCGCCTGGTGATTGTAAGACAGCCCCGCGGTCCTGACAATTCAAAG GGCTTCAATGTGGAGCGCAAGACTCGCCAGCCCGGCGTCATTGACTGA
- the csde1 gene encoding cold shock domain-containing protein E1 isoform X14: MGSPWKGFVEFTLPASPPTAFVSADLSSTSPVGLSLSPYGRSMSFDPGMLHNNGHTAYANGTGPGIRETGVVEKLLTSYGFIQCSERQARLFFHCSQYNGNLQELKIGDDVEFEVSSDRRTGKPIAVKLLKIKPEVLPEERISGQVVSAIPVHLDGKSAPGQVPTGSVCYERNGEVFYLTYTPDDVEGNIHLDTGDKVSFYMETNKHTGAVSARNIQLVKKKQMRCQGVVCATKEAFGFIERADVVKEIFFHYSEFKGDLEALQAGDDVEFTIKDRNGKEVATDVRLLPQGTVIFEDISIEQFEGTVVKVIPKVPTKNQNDPLPGRISARIGFTDKELPFGEKDTKSKVTLLEGDHIQFNISTDRRDKLERATNIDILPDTFNFTKETREMGVIAAIRDGFGFIKCVDRDARMFFHFSEVLEESQLHISDEVEFTVVPDMLSAQRNHAVRIKKLPKGTVSFHTQSEQRFMGVVEKEVVATTNKNTSPTKGKEKESEEGVIAYEDCGVKLTVAYHTKDLEGGGYPQVGDKVEFSINEVKRTGQQSAVSIRVLNRNASNAKRLLGFVATLKDNFGFIETANHDQEIFFHYSEMCGDLESLELGDTVEYTLSKGKGNKVSAEKVTKVAAVNGISEDVGATVMMGKVIRPLRSVDPSQTEYQGLIEVTEEGATKGQNYPFGIMGMSNKADCLQKGELVKFQVCTVAQTGQKMACYVVPQRRAMVECVKDQFGFITYEVGESKKLFFHVKEVQDGLELQTGDEVEFSVVLNQRTGKCSACNVRRVSEGPKPVVTPRPDRLVNRLKSITLDDASAPRLVIVRQPRGPDNSKGFNVERKTRQPGVID; the protein is encoded by the exons ATGGGCAGCCCCTGGAAAGGCTTTGTTGAGTTTACCTTGCCTGCGTCGCCACCCACCGCGTTTGTTAGCGCTGACCTGAGCAGCACCTCCCCTGTCGGACTCAGCCTGTCGCCATATGGCCGATCC ATGAGTTTTGACCCTGGCATGCTCCATAACAATGGACACACTGCGTACGCCAACGGCACAGGGCCCGGCATTAGAGAGACTGGTGTGGTGGAAAAGCTCCTGACTTCCTACGGGTTCATCCAGTGCTCCGAACGCCAGGCCCGTCTCTTCTTCCACTGCTCTCAGTACAATGGCAACCTGCAGGAGCTTAAAATAGGAG ATGATGTAGAGTTTGAGGTTTCCTCTGACAGGCGCACTGGCAAGCCCATAGCAGTGAAGCTGCTAAAGATAAAGCCAGAGGTGCTGCCAGAGGAGCGCATCTCGGGCCAG GTTGTCTCAGCAATCCCTGTGCACCTGGATGGAAAATCTGCTCCCGGCCAGGTGCCCACTGGCAGTGTTTGTTATGAAAGAAATGGG GAAGTGTTCTACCTTACCTACACCCCTGATGATGTGGAGGGAAATATCCACCTGGACACcggtgacaaagtcagcttttATATGGAAACCAACAAGCA TACTGGTGCAGTCAGTGCTCGGAACATTCAGCTGGTGAAGAAGAAACAAATGAGGTGCCAGGGTGTGGTGTGTGCTACAAAG GAGGCTTTTGGCTTCATTGAGAGGGCTGATGTGGTGAAGGAGATCTTCTTTCACTACAGCGAGTTCAAGGGTGATCTGGAGGCTCTGCAGGCTGGAGATGACGTCGAGTTCAccatcaaagacagaaat GGTAAAGAGGTAGCCACAGATGTAAGGCTGCTCCCCCAAGGAACAGTCATCTTTGAGGATATCAGCATTGAGCAGTTTGAAGGCACTGTCGTCAAGGTCATTCCCAAGGTTCCCACCAAGAATCAG AATGACCCTCTACCGGGCCGTATCAGTGCCAGGATTGGTTTCACTGACAAGGAGCTGCCATTTGGCGAGAAGGACACAAAGTCCAAGGTGACCCTGTTGGAGGGAGACCACATCCAGTTCAACATCTCCACCGACCGCAGAGACAAGCTGGAGAGGGCGACCAACATTGACATCCTCCCAGACACCTTTAATTTCACCAAGGAGACCCGTGAAATG GGGGTGATTGCAGCTATACGTGATGGGTTTGGCTTTATTAAGTGTGTGGATCGGGATGCCAGGATGTTCTTTCACTTTAGTGAGGTCCTGGAAGAAAGCCAACTGCACATCTCAGATGAAGTGGAGTTCACTGTTGTGCCT GATATGCTGTCAGCTCAGAGGAACCACGCAGTGCGCATTAAGAAGCTGCCCAAGGGCACAGTGTCCTTCCACACCCAGTCTGAGCAGCGCTTTATGGGTGTGGTGGAGAAGGAAGTTGTGGCAACCACCAACAAGAATACCAGTCCCACCAAGGGCAAGGAAAAG GAATCAGAGGAAGGAGTGATTGCATATGAAGACTGTGGAGTGAAGCTCACTGTGGCATACCATACCAAGGACCTAGAGGGAGGAGGATACCCACAGGTTGGAGACAAG GTGGAGTTCTCCATCAACGAAGTGAAGCGAACTGGCCAGCAGAGTGCAGTCTCCATTAGGGTCCTCAACCGTAATGCCTCCAATGCAAAGAGGCTGCTTGGATTTGTTGCTACACTGAAGGACAACTTTGGCTTCATTGAGACAGCAAATCATGACCAGGAGATTTTCTTTCACTACAG TGAAATGTGTGGAGACTTGGAGAGCTTGGAGCTGGGCGACACAGTGGAGTACACGCTCTCTAagggaaaaggaaacaaagtcAGTGCTGAAAAGGTTACCAAAGTGGCTGCAG TGAATGGCATCAGTGAGGATGTTGGTGCAACAGTGATGATGGGGAAAGTCATCCGTCCCTTACGCAGTGTGGACCCCTCCCAGACAGAATACCAAGGGCTTATTGAAGTCACAGAGGAAG GTGCAACTAAAGGGCAGAATTATCCCTTTGGAATCATGGGTATGTCAAACAAGGCCGATTGTCTGCAGAAAGGAGAGCTTGTGAAGTTCCAGGTTTGCACAGTAGCCCAAACTGGACAGAAGATGGCCTGTTATGTGGTACCTCAGCGTAGAGCCATGGTGGAGTGTGTCAAAGACCAG TTTGGCTTCATCACATATGAAGTTGGTGAGAGCAAGAAGCTGTTCTTCCATGTAAAAGAAGTGCAAGATGGCCTTGAGCTCCAGACCGGGGATGAGGTGGAGTTCTCAGTTGTCCTCAATCAACGCACAGGAAAATGTAGTGCCTGCAACGTACGCAGAGTCAG CGAGGGGCCTAAACCAGTGGTGACTCCGCGTCCAGATCGTCTGGTTAACCGATTGAAGAGCATCACTCTTGACGACGCCAGTGCTCCCCGCCTGGTGATTGTAAGACAGCCCCGCGGTCCTGACAATTCAAAG GGCTTCAATGTGGAGCGCAAGACTCGCCAGCCCGGCGTCATTGACTGA
- the csde1 gene encoding cold shock domain-containing protein E1 isoform X12, with protein sequence MGSPWKGFVEFTLPASPPTAFVSADLSSTSPVGLSLSPYGRSMSFDPGMLHNNGHTAYANGTGPGIRETGVVEKLLTSYGFIQCSERQARLFFHCSQYNGNLQELKIGDDVEFEVSSDRRTGKPIAVKLLKIKPEVLPEERISGQVVSAIPVHLDGKSAPGQVPTGSVCYERNGEVFYLTYTPDDVEGNIHLDTGDKVSFYMETNKHTGAVSARNIQLVKKKQMRCQGVVCATKEAFGFIERADVVKEIFFHYSEFKGDLEALQAGDDVEFTIKDRNGKEVATDVRLLPQGTVIFEDISIEQFEGTVVKVIPKVPTKNQNDPLPGRISARIGFTDKELPFGEKDTKSKVTLLEGDHIQFNISTDRRDKLERATNIDILPDTFNFTKETREMGVIAAIRDGFGFIKCVDRDARMFFHFSEVLEESQLHISDEVEFTVVPVGPVYKLFTKDMLSAQRNHAVRIKKLPKGTVSFHTQSEQRFMGVVEKEVVATTNKNTSPTKGKEKKKDKAKVVEKESEEGVIAYEDCGVKLTVAYHTKDLEGGGYPQVGDKVEFSINEVKRTGQQSAVSIRVLNRNASNAKRLLGFVATLKDNFGFIETANHDQEIFFHYSEMCGDLESLELGDTVEYTLSKGKGNKVSAEKVTKVAAVNGISEDVGATVMMGKVIRPLRSVDPSQTEYQGLIEVTEEGATKGQNYPFGIMGMSNKADCLQKGELVKFQVCTVAQTGQKMACYVVPQRRAMVECVKDQFGFITYEVGESKKLFFHVKEVQDGLELQTGDEVEFSVVLNQRTGKCSACNVRRVSEGPKPVVTPRPDRLVNRLKSITLDDASAPRLVIVRQPRGPDNSKGFNVERKTRQPGVID encoded by the exons ATGGGCAGCCCCTGGAAAGGCTTTGTTGAGTTTACCTTGCCTGCGTCGCCACCCACCGCGTTTGTTAGCGCTGACCTGAGCAGCACCTCCCCTGTCGGACTCAGCCTGTCGCCATATGGCCGATCC ATGAGTTTTGACCCTGGCATGCTCCATAACAATGGACACACTGCGTACGCCAACGGCACAGGGCCCGGCATTAGAGAGACTGGTGTGGTGGAAAAGCTCCTGACTTCCTACGGGTTCATCCAGTGCTCCGAACGCCAGGCCCGTCTCTTCTTCCACTGCTCTCAGTACAATGGCAACCTGCAGGAGCTTAAAATAGGAG ATGATGTAGAGTTTGAGGTTTCCTCTGACAGGCGCACTGGCAAGCCCATAGCAGTGAAGCTGCTAAAGATAAAGCCAGAGGTGCTGCCAGAGGAGCGCATCTCGGGCCAG GTTGTCTCAGCAATCCCTGTGCACCTGGATGGAAAATCTGCTCCCGGCCAGGTGCCCACTGGCAGTGTTTGTTATGAAAGAAATGGG GAAGTGTTCTACCTTACCTACACCCCTGATGATGTGGAGGGAAATATCCACCTGGACACcggtgacaaagtcagcttttATATGGAAACCAACAAGCA TACTGGTGCAGTCAGTGCTCGGAACATTCAGCTGGTGAAGAAGAAACAAATGAGGTGCCAGGGTGTGGTGTGTGCTACAAAG GAGGCTTTTGGCTTCATTGAGAGGGCTGATGTGGTGAAGGAGATCTTCTTTCACTACAGCGAGTTCAAGGGTGATCTGGAGGCTCTGCAGGCTGGAGATGACGTCGAGTTCAccatcaaagacagaaat GGTAAAGAGGTAGCCACAGATGTAAGGCTGCTCCCCCAAGGAACAGTCATCTTTGAGGATATCAGCATTGAGCAGTTTGAAGGCACTGTCGTCAAGGTCATTCCCAAGGTTCCCACCAAGAATCAG AATGACCCTCTACCGGGCCGTATCAGTGCCAGGATTGGTTTCACTGACAAGGAGCTGCCATTTGGCGAGAAGGACACAAAGTCCAAGGTGACCCTGTTGGAGGGAGACCACATCCAGTTCAACATCTCCACCGACCGCAGAGACAAGCTGGAGAGGGCGACCAACATTGACATCCTCCCAGACACCTTTAATTTCACCAAGGAGACCCGTGAAATG GGGGTGATTGCAGCTATACGTGATGGGTTTGGCTTTATTAAGTGTGTGGATCGGGATGCCAGGATGTTCTTTCACTTTAGTGAGGTCCTGGAAGAAAGCCAACTGCACATCTCAGATGAAGTGGAGTTCACTGTTGTGCCTGTAGGTCCTGTTTATAAGCTTTTCACAAAA GATATGCTGTCAGCTCAGAGGAACCACGCAGTGCGCATTAAGAAGCTGCCCAAGGGCACAGTGTCCTTCCACACCCAGTCTGAGCAGCGCTTTATGGGTGTGGTGGAGAAGGAAGTTGTGGCAACCACCAACAAGAATACCAGTCCCACCAAGGGCAAGGAAAAG AAAAAAGACAAG GCTAAAGTTGTAGAAAAG GAATCAGAGGAAGGAGTGATTGCATATGAAGACTGTGGAGTGAAGCTCACTGTGGCATACCATACCAAGGACCTAGAGGGAGGAGGATACCCACAGGTTGGAGACAAG GTGGAGTTCTCCATCAACGAAGTGAAGCGAACTGGCCAGCAGAGTGCAGTCTCCATTAGGGTCCTCAACCGTAATGCCTCCAATGCAAAGAGGCTGCTTGGATTTGTTGCTACACTGAAGGACAACTTTGGCTTCATTGAGACAGCAAATCATGACCAGGAGATTTTCTTTCACTACAG TGAAATGTGTGGAGACTTGGAGAGCTTGGAGCTGGGCGACACAGTGGAGTACACGCTCTCTAagggaaaaggaaacaaagtcAGTGCTGAAAAGGTTACCAAAGTGGCTGCAG TGAATGGCATCAGTGAGGATGTTGGTGCAACAGTGATGATGGGGAAAGTCATCCGTCCCTTACGCAGTGTGGACCCCTCCCAGACAGAATACCAAGGGCTTATTGAAGTCACAGAGGAAG GTGCAACTAAAGGGCAGAATTATCCCTTTGGAATCATGGGTATGTCAAACAAGGCCGATTGTCTGCAGAAAGGAGAGCTTGTGAAGTTCCAGGTTTGCACAGTAGCCCAAACTGGACAGAAGATGGCCTGTTATGTGGTACCTCAGCGTAGAGCCATGGTGGAGTGTGTCAAAGACCAG TTTGGCTTCATCACATATGAAGTTGGTGAGAGCAAGAAGCTGTTCTTCCATGTAAAAGAAGTGCAAGATGGCCTTGAGCTCCAGACCGGGGATGAGGTGGAGTTCTCAGTTGTCCTCAATCAACGCACAGGAAAATGTAGTGCCTGCAACGTACGCAGAGTCAG CGAGGGGCCTAAACCAGTGGTGACTCCGCGTCCAGATCGTCTGGTTAACCGATTGAAGAGCATCACTCTTGACGACGCCAGTGCTCCCCGCCTGGTGATTGTAAGACAGCCCCGCGGTCCTGACAATTCAAAG GGCTTCAATGTGGAGCGCAAGACTCGCCAGCCCGGCGTCATTGACTGA